The Pseudomonas pergaminensis nucleotide sequence GGCGATCAACGATTTCCTTGACGCGCTCCTCGTGCTCTTCTTCGAGGATCTGGTCGCACTTGTTCAGCACCAGCCAACGATCACGCTCGGCCAGGGCCGGGCTGAACTTGGTCAGTTCGCTGACGATCACTTCGGCGGCGTCCGGTGCGCTGGTGTCATCCAGCGGCGCCATGTCTACGAGGTGCAGCAGCAAACGCGTACGCGCCAAGTGCTTGAGGAAGCGAATCCCCAGGCCGGCGCCATCGGAAGCGCCTTCGATCAGGCCGGGAATGTCGGCGATCACGAAGCTTTTCCAACGGTCGACGCTGACCACACCCAGGTTGGGTACCAGGGTGGTGAACGGGTAGTCGGCAACTTTCGGCTTGGCGGCCGACACCGAGCGGATGAAGGTACTTTTACCAGCGTTTGGCAGGCCCAGCAGGCCCACGTCGGCGAGTACTTTCATTTCCAGCTTGAGGTCACGCTGCTCGCCCGGCTTGCCTGGCGTCGTCTGGCGTGGCGCACGGTTGGTACTGGACTTGAATCGGGTGTTACCCAGACCGTGCCAGCCGCCCTGCACAACCATCAGCTTCTGGCCGGCCTTGGTCAGGTCGCCGATGACTTCCTGGGTCGCGGAGTCGATGATCGTGGTGCCGACCGGTACGCGCAGTACCAGGTCCTCGCCTTTTTTACCGGTGCAGTCGGTGCTGCCACCGTTGGAGCCACGCTCGGCATCAAAGTGCCGGGTGTAACGGTAGTCGACCAGGGTGTTGAGGTTCTCGTCGGCCATCATGTAGATGGAACCGCCGTCACCGCCGTCACCGCCGTTGGGGCCACCGTTTTCGATGAATTTTTCGCGACGGAAACTCATGCAACCG carries:
- the cgtA gene encoding Obg family GTPase CgtA codes for the protein MKFVDEVSIRVKAGDGGNGCMSFRREKFIENGGPNGGDGGDGGSIYMMADENLNTLVDYRYTRHFDAERGSNGGSTDCTGKKGEDLVLRVPVGTTIIDSATQEVIGDLTKAGQKLMVVQGGWHGLGNTRFKSSTNRAPRQTTPGKPGEQRDLKLEMKVLADVGLLGLPNAGKSTFIRSVSAAKPKVADYPFTTLVPNLGVVSVDRWKSFVIADIPGLIEGASDGAGLGIRFLKHLARTRLLLHLVDMAPLDDTSAPDAAEVIVSELTKFSPALAERDRWLVLNKCDQILEEEHEERVKEIVDRLEWTGPVYVISAIAKEGTERLTRDIMRYLEDRADRLAADPVFKAELAELDQQIEDEARAQLQALDDQRALRRSGVKSVHDIGDDDWDEEDVDDEDGPEIIYVRD